The Phycisphaerae bacterium DNA window TACCTGAAGCTCTTCGACGTCCAGGCCGAACGAATCGTCGGATGCCGGGTCGGCGAGGTCGAGTCCCTCCGCACGATCCCCAGCCTCGAAGTCATGCTCCGCATGTTCAAGGCGGGCGATCCCAATCCGGTCGTCATGCAGCAGCAGATCGGCGACGCCCACTTCACCTTCCACATCCATCCGATCAACAAGAGCGGCAAATACTGCGGCTGCATCATCAGCCTCATCGACATCACCGACCTGGTGGTCGCCCGCGAAGAGGCCCTGGCCGCCAGCAAGGCCAAGAGCGAATTCCTGGCCAACATGTCGCACGAAATCCGCACGCCCATGAACGGCATCATCGGCATGTCGCAGCTCCTGCGCAACACCAGCCTGGACGACGAGCAGCGGGACTACGTCGGCACGATCATCGCCAGCGGCAGGAACCTGCTCGAACTGATCAACGACATTCTCGATATCTCCAAGATCGAAGCCGGCCGCATGGATCTGAACCCCGAGCGGTTCAACCTGGCCGACATGCTCCACTCCGTGACCGAGCTGTTCGCCCCGCGCGCCGCGGAAAAGGGACTCTCGCTGTCCAGCCAAATCGACGAGGGCGTTCCGCGCGAACTGGTGGGCGACCACTTCCGCCTCAAACAGGTCTTGACCAACCTCTGCGGCAACGCGGTCAAATTCACCCAGGAGGGCCGCGTCGAACTCGCCGTCGTCCTCGAGGGCCGCCGGTCCGACCGGGCGACCCTGCGCTTCAGCGTGCGGGACACCGGAATCGGCATCCCGCCCGACAAGCAGCAGACCATCTTCGAGAAATTCATCCAGGCCGACGGCTCCACCACCCGCCGCTACGGCGGCACCGGCCTGGGCCTGGCGATCAGCCGGCACCTCGTCGAACTGATGGGCGGACGCTTCAGCGTCGACTCCGTGCCCGGCCGGGGCAGCACGTTCTCCTTCACCGCCGTCTTCCTGCCGGTGGACGGGGCGGCTGATCTGCCAGCCGATGAGAACCCGGAGGCCGATGAGAATGCCCCGAGCTCCGGCGGACACATCCTGCTGGCCGAGGACAACCCGATCAACCGAAAGCTCGCCACGATCATCCTGACCAAGGCCGGCTACCGCGTCGACGGCGTGGCCAACGGCCGGGAAGCCCTGGCCGCCCTCGAATGCCAAACCTACGACCTGGTTCTCATGGACGTCCAGATGCCCGAAATGGACGGCCTGGAGGCCACCGCGGCGATCCGAAACTCCGGCCGCCCCTGGGCCGCGATGCCCGTCCTGGCCATGACCGCCCACGCCATGCAGGGCGATCGCGAAAAGTGCATCGGATCCGGCATGGACGACTATCTGACCAAACCCATTCAGCCGACTCTGTTGCTCAAGACGGTACGGCATTGGATCGAAAACAAGAATTCAACTGCAAAGGAGACCGTGATGAATGGACATCAGGACCGCACCGCACCCTCCCCTCTGAACCTGACCGCGGCACTGGAACGATGCGCGGGCGACCACGATTTCCTCCGCGAGGTGCTCGACGAGTTCCTGAGCCTCAGCGGCGATCAGGTCGGCGCCATCGCCGAGGCGGTCCAGAGCGCCGATCCGGACACCGTCACCAAGCAGGCCCACAGCATCAAGGGCGCCGCGGCCAACCTCGGGGCCGAGCAGGTCGCCGGCACCGCCCTCGAACTGGAACTTCTGGGTCGCGAGGCCCAACTGGACAACGCGGCGCAGATTGTAGAAAAACTGCGGAGGCAAATCGAAGAATTGCAGCAATTTGTGGCGGAAGGCCTGGTATCCGGAACCGACGCCGGCTAGACCTCCGCATTCCGGGGTGAAATGGATATGAGCAATCAAGACCAGAACCAGATCAAGATCCTGATCGCCGACGACGATCCGATTTCCAGGAAGTTCCTCCAGAAGCTCCTGGCCGAGAAGGTCGACGCCGATCTGCTGATCGCCTGCGACGGGGCTGAGGCGTGGGATATGATCCAGCGCCAGTTCGCCCACATCGTGATCGCCGACTGGATGATGCCCGGCATGGACGGCATCGAGCTGTGCCGCAAGCTTCGCGAAGCCTCCTTCTCCCGCTACGTCTACATCGTCCTGCTGACCGCGCGCGACGATCAGAAGGACGTGCTTGAGGGGCTCAACGCCGGGGCCGACGACTACGTGCGCAAACCCTTCGATCCGCACGAACTGAGGCTCCGAATCAACGCCGGCCTGCGCATCGTCCGTCTCGAAGAGGAACTGGCCCGCAAGAACGAGCAGCTTCAGCGACTGAATCTGCGACTCGAGGAGATGGCCCGCGTCGATCCGCTGATGCAGATCGGCAACCGCAACAGCTTCTACGAGTCCATCGAACGCCACCACAACCTGGCCCTGCGATACGGCCAGCGCTACGGCCTGCTGATGTGCGACGTGGACCACTTCAAACTCTACAACGACACCCAGGGCCA harbors:
- a CDS encoding diguanylate cyclase; translated protein: MSNQDQNQIKILIADDDPISRKFLQKLLAEKVDADLLIACDGAEAWDMIQRQFAHIVIADWMMPGMDGIELCRKLREASFSRYVYIVLLTARDDQKDVLEGLNAGADDYVRKPFDPHELRLRINAGLRIVRLEEELARKNEQLQRLNLRLEEMARVDPLMQIGNRNSFYESIERHHNLALRYGQRYGLLMCDVDHFKLYNDTQGHQAGDKVLREVAKAIKLNIRPSDEVFRYGGEEIVVVLPEQGIEGAFSIAQRICQAVRALNILHPKGVDHMVTVSIGAATCEAGSRCRDWKDVLEDADRALYRAKGEGRDRVCRLNDPGAVSASVPQS